Sequence from the Phragmites australis chromosome 6, lpPhrAust1.1, whole genome shotgun sequence genome:
TATTCATAATTCTGCAGTGACCGGCTTTTATCAGTAACTTTGTGGGGTAAACATGCAGCATCTTTTGAGGATGAGTTCCTTATTGAGACTATATGTAAAGATGAACTAGCTGTGATCATTTTTGCTGGGCTGCAAGTAAAGCTATTTTTAGGTGGGTGTTACTTTATGATGTGCTAACCATATATACTAAGGACTGAATTACATCAATAGTCTTATGCATTTATGTTTACTTAAAACAGGTGCTCCCAGATACCGGAGTGGTTCTACAACAAAATGGTATATAAACATTGATATTGCTAAGGTTAATGCTTTCCACACCATGTAATTTGCTATGTCTATCTCCTTTGTTTGGCCGTAGCTAAGTTCCATATACACATTTGTTTAAATCTGTATATTGTCTCCATGTTTCGCCTCACAGTCTACAGGGAAGAGGCTTCGAAGTTCTGCTCCTACCAGGGGATGGTAATGCTACAGCGGGTGGTATCAACGAGGAAAATGCAAATAGAAAGACTGTATCCGAGCTTTTTACCTTAAATCCTCATGACAATAGTGTATTTTGTGCTCCCCTAGAAAGTTTTAGGCGTACCTTTTACCTCATAGTGATTAGTTTTACCTTCTATCTTGCATTAGGATATACGCTTTACATGCCACGCAAGTATAAAAGAAACATTCAAGTTGCAGTGATGAGTGAGGCTGCAACTATGTGGTATGCGCCATCAACTATCATCTACTACGGCTCCACCTTTCATTAGATAAATGGTCCACCGCTTGTATTTTATGCTTAGATTCTTAGATCTTGCTTTGTCGCTTGTGATCTAGCAATAAATCATGTGTATCTAGGAGTCTACTCTATCGATTAAGTCTTTAAATACCTTCATGTATGCAACTACTTTAGTAGAATGTTTGTAGCAGGGCAATTGTCTGTTTGTTGGATTGGCTTATGCTAATCCCGAATAAGTAGTTTCTTGGGCCCTTGTCTATGTATGAAGTTGAATAAATAGCATGTCCGTTGGTTGATATTTAATTGCCAGATATATGTATGAAGTTGAATAAATAGTGACTTATATCTATTGAATATAGATAACAACTTGCGGTGTTTCGATTCCATCTCATTGAATTTCTTCTATAGGGGAAACCATAATGCAATATTTGGTGTGAAGATGCCATGCGACATAGATTTGTAATATACCATTTCATAGGATATGTATATGCAATTTCCTCTAGATTTCTTGTATATATTGCAAAATCAGTTATTCAAGGTCCACATCAGAAATGACTAAATGAAACAACATAGCATTGGAGTTGTTCCCCATGTACAGTAGCTAGAGGCAGATAGTAGGCGATTTTGAAGAACCGGCGTAATTCTCGCCTCATCCCTTCCTCCGACGGCCTCATCGAAGATAGAGGGGGTGGGGATCAAGTGGATCGACCCCCGGCAAAGCTTGTATAGTAAGTAGTTGATAGTAGCTTGTAGGTTTGCTAGGTTTCCCCAGCTGTCGACAGCGGATCCATGCGAGTGCAACGAGCTCGGTTAGATGCTGACGCCATGCAATCTTTTGGTACTCCGAACTACCTCCGATGATGCAGCTGTCTACGATGTCATCTCCAGTGGGAGTTGTATGAGTATGTTGTTCTAGGTCTTCTTTGTTCGTGTGGTCAGGGGTAGAGGTGCCAGTGGAGTTTCCTCGACCGTTCTGGTGATGTGGCCACCAACTTTCTTCAAGTGGCTCAAGTGCATTCCGGATGAGGTACAGAATGTTGACTGATGCGGCTTTTTCAAGGTTTGGAGTCTGTCATCTAGATCGGTTGGAGGACTAAGCTCCGGCATGTGAGTCCTCAGTGGTCGTCGGTGCCAGAGGTTGAAGATGACAAAAAGGCCCTGATCTTCTTTCCATTTTCGTTTCTTCTCATGGACCTGTATGTAAAAGGGGTTGTATTGTGCTTCTATTTTAATATATCTCATCCcttctcgcaaaaaaaaaaacaatttagcATTGGTCTCGTCCTAATCCACTATTGCTCATTACAAAGGCATAGGTAACGCATATCTCCATCTTTTATTCCAATTCAAATTGGGAGGAAAGATACCCTGGCTGGGTCCATCAGGTAACGACGCTTCACAGCACAGCATTAGGTTTCAGTAGCTTAACACCGAAAAATTACTGATTGGTAAAGGAAAATGGTGCCCCTGCATAAGGGAAATGGTGCTTTCCAATCAGCATCCGCCGCAATTGGAGAACCGGTACAGCTACAGCTCCGCATCAAGTGGACTTATCAAGCTTCCCGATGGTGTTTTGTCTTGCGTTCCGTAGAATGGTTTTATCAGCAGTGATGAAGAAGCCAGAAATACAGGCTGTCAAATAAAT
This genomic interval carries:
- the LOC133923201 gene encoding uncharacterized protein LOC133923201, with product MADSGLPIEQVKEFNDWVLGIGDGTAKVSRQARKFKAVPSTYTIFFTSWTIVEEIPSDHSDNLPLYNFNFVDFEDLDHKQRQGQGLVDVIGQLTVVYPLVHSSRLNGPSIRREVELRDLSDRLLSVTLWGKHAASFEDEFLIETICKDELAVIIFAGLQVKLFLGAPRYRSGSTTKCLQGRGFEVLLLPGDGNATAGGINEENANRKTVSELFTLNPHDNSVFCAPLESFRRTFYLIVISFTFYLALGYTLYMPRKYKRNIQVAVMSEAATMWYAPSTIIYYGSTFH